Proteins from a genomic interval of Plodia interpunctella isolate USDA-ARS_2022_Savannah chromosome 20, ilPloInte3.2, whole genome shotgun sequence:
- the LOC128678769 gene encoding carbonic anhydrase-related protein 10 isoform X1: MHQCSVFILTLLCVSVKDISGSWEEWWTYDGISGPGFWGLINPQWSMCNKGRRQSPVNVEPDKLLFDPWLRDIQFDKHKVSGVLQNTGQSLVFRVEKDSKHQVNISGGPLSYRYQFEEIYFHYGMEDNRGSEHQIDHHTFPGEIQLYGFNKELYHNMSEAQHKSQGVVGISLMVQIGEPTNKELRLITSAFNKVNYRGSSYPIKHLPLSSLLPNTQQYLTYEGSTTHPGCWETTVWIVFNKPIYISKQEMYALRRLMQGSQLTPKAPLGNNARPVQPLHHRTVRTNINFNKQGLPVSSNCPDMYRNMHYTARLSRKSRSKKSLACKRKSTAQKKCHKI, encoded by the exons GTCCAGGGTTCTGGGGGCTGATCAACCCGCAATGGAGCATGTGTAACAAAGGCCGCCGGCAGAGCCCCGTCAATGTGGAGCCCGACAAACTCCTGTTCGACCCGTGGCTCAGAGACATACAGTTCGACAAGCATAAG GTGAGCGGTGTTCTCCAGAACACAGGACAGTCCCTGGTCTTCCGAGTGGAAAAGGATTCCAAACATCAGGTCAACATCAGTGGAGGACCACTCTCATACag GTACCAATTCGAAGAAATCTACTTCCACTATGGGATGGAAGACAACCGAGGGTCGGAGCATCAGATCGATCATCACACGTTTCCTGGGGAG ATCCAGCTGTACGGGTTCAACAAGGAGCTGTACCACAACATGTCTGAGGCGCAACACAAGTCGCAGGGTGTCGTCGGCATATCTCTTATGGTGCAA ATCGGTGAACCTACAAATAAAGAGCTGCGGTTGATCACTAGCGCCTTCAACAAAGTCAATTACAGAG GCAGTTCATACCCCATCAAACACCTGCCCCTGAGCTCATTACTGCCCAACACTCAACAGTACCTGACATATGAGGGCTCCACGACCCACCCTGGGTGCTGGGAGACTACAGTCTGGATTGTCTTCAATAAACCCATCTATATTTCTAAGCAGGAG atGTACGCTCTCCGGCGACTGATGCAAGGGTCCCAGTTAACTCCAAAGGCTCCATTAGGCAACAACGCGAGGCCAGTGCAGCCTCTTCACCACCGCACCGTCCGGACTAACATCAACTTCAACAAACAGGGCCTGCCG GTCTCGAGCAATTGTCCCGACATGTACCGAAATATGCATTATACAG CACGTTTGTCCCGCAAGTCCCGCTCGAAAAAAAGTCTTGCATGCAAACGAAAGAGCACTGCACAAAagaaatgtcataaaatatag
- the LOC128678769 gene encoding carbonic anhydrase-related protein 10 isoform X2, which translates to MHQCSVFILTLLCVSVKDISGSWEEWWTYDGISGPGFWGLINPQWSMCNKGRRQSPVNVEPDKLLFDPWLRDIQFDKHKVSGVLQNTGQSLVFRVEKDSKHQVNISGGPLSYRYQFEEIYFHYGMEDNRGSEHQIDHHTFPGEIQLYGFNKELYHNMSEAQHKSQGVVGISLMVQIGEPTNKELRLITSAFNKVNYRGSSYPIKHLPLSSLLPNTQQYLTYEGSTTHPGCWETTVWIVFNKPIYISKQEMYALRRLMQGSQLTPKAPLGNNARPVQPLHHRTVRTNINFNKQGLPVSSNCPDMYRNMHYTATQWPREHSMRYRSAEDPSMLSINNL; encoded by the exons GTCCAGGGTTCTGGGGGCTGATCAACCCGCAATGGAGCATGTGTAACAAAGGCCGCCGGCAGAGCCCCGTCAATGTGGAGCCCGACAAACTCCTGTTCGACCCGTGGCTCAGAGACATACAGTTCGACAAGCATAAG GTGAGCGGTGTTCTCCAGAACACAGGACAGTCCCTGGTCTTCCGAGTGGAAAAGGATTCCAAACATCAGGTCAACATCAGTGGAGGACCACTCTCATACag GTACCAATTCGAAGAAATCTACTTCCACTATGGGATGGAAGACAACCGAGGGTCGGAGCATCAGATCGATCATCACACGTTTCCTGGGGAG ATCCAGCTGTACGGGTTCAACAAGGAGCTGTACCACAACATGTCTGAGGCGCAACACAAGTCGCAGGGTGTCGTCGGCATATCTCTTATGGTGCAA ATCGGTGAACCTACAAATAAAGAGCTGCGGTTGATCACTAGCGCCTTCAACAAAGTCAATTACAGAG GCAGTTCATACCCCATCAAACACCTGCCCCTGAGCTCATTACTGCCCAACACTCAACAGTACCTGACATATGAGGGCTCCACGACCCACCCTGGGTGCTGGGAGACTACAGTCTGGATTGTCTTCAATAAACCCATCTATATTTCTAAGCAGGAG atGTACGCTCTCCGGCGACTGATGCAAGGGTCCCAGTTAACTCCAAAGGCTCCATTAGGCAACAACGCGAGGCCAGTGCAGCCTCTTCACCACCGCACCGTCCGGACTAACATCAACTTCAACAAACAGGGCCTGCCG GTCTCGAGCAATTGTCCCGACATGTACCGAAATATGCATTATACAG CGACCCAATGGCCAAGAGAACATAGTATGAGATACAGGAGCGCCGAGGATCCATCGATGCTGTCAATTAATAacctgtaa